From a region of the Neobacillus niacini genome:
- the bcp gene encoding thioredoxin-dependent thiol peroxidase, which translates to MTVDVGKQAPDFELLASNGEKVKLSDFKGKNVVLYFYPKDMTPGCTTQACDFRDYHGDFSQLDCVIIGVSPDPIEKHEKFIDKYNLPFLLLFDENTRVSELYEVWKLKKNFGKEYMGIERSTFVIDKDGKIAKEWRKVKVKGHVEEALQYVKENLA; encoded by the coding sequence ATGACAGTTGATGTAGGCAAACAAGCTCCTGATTTTGAATTGTTAGCTAGCAATGGTGAAAAAGTAAAGTTGTCAGATTTTAAAGGCAAAAATGTTGTTTTGTATTTTTATCCAAAGGATATGACACCAGGTTGTACGACCCAAGCATGTGATTTTAGGGATTATCACGGTGACTTTTCACAGTTAGATTGTGTAATTATTGGCGTCAGCCCCGACCCAATTGAAAAACATGAAAAGTTTATAGATAAGTACAACTTACCTTTCTTACTTTTATTTGATGAAAACACAAGAGTTTCTGAATTGTATGAGGTTTGGAAATTAAAGAAGAATTTTGGTAAAGAGTATATGGGAATTGAAAGATCTACATTTGTCATTGATAAAGATGGTAAAATAGCAAAAGAATGGCGAAAAGTTAAAGTTAAAGGGCATGTGGAAGAAGCTTTACAGTATGTAAAAGAGAATTTAGCATAA
- a CDS encoding potassium channel family protein, with translation MFYFLLPIVIFCIFMSIRTLFIPNTIKGKFVSIENALFLGSIYLTVILGFGLIYLLFELKGISLLVEVNDENNYNLFETSFYFSAMTLFSVGNGDVIPHGLGRMVAVVEALIGYTMPAAFVARALMDREVNEIK, from the coding sequence ATGTTTTATTTTTTATTACCAATCGTAATCTTTTGTATTTTTATGAGTATCAGGACGTTGTTTATTCCTAACACGATAAAAGGAAAGTTTGTTTCAATTGAAAATGCTCTTTTTTTGGGTTCTATCTACTTAACTGTTATTCTCGGATTTGGACTGATCTATTTATTGTTTGAATTAAAAGGAATCTCATTACTTGTGGAAGTAAATGATGAAAACAACTATAACTTGTTCGAAACAAGCTTTTATTTTAGCGCAATGACATTATTTTCTGTTGGGAATGGAGATGTAATTCCCCACGGCTTAGGAAGGATGGTTGCAGTAGTGGAAGCTTTAATTGGCTATACCATGCCTGCAGCATTTGTTGCTCGTGCATTGATGGACCGCGAAGTTAATGAAATTAAATAG
- a CDS encoding glutamate-1-semialdehyde 2,1-aminomutase encodes MQFTNSERIHNEALEHIVGGVNSPSRSYKAVGGGAPVVMERAQGAYFWDVDGNQYIDFLAAYGPIITGHAHPHITEAIKKAAESGVLYGTPTPHEVKFAKMLKEAMPFLEKVRFVNSGTEAVMTTIRVARAYTGRDKIIKFAGCYHGHSDLVLVAAGSGPSTLGTPDSAGVPKSIAQEVITVPFNDIEPFKEALEKWGDQIAGVLVEPIVGNFGIVEPKPGFLQQVNDLTHAAGALVIYDEVITAFRFMYGGAQDLLGIQPDLTALGKIIGGGLPIGAYGGRKEIMEKVAPLGPAYQAGTMAGNPASILSGIACLEVLKQEGVYEYLDRLGAILEQGILEAAKEHDIQITINRLKGALTVYFTNEKIENYEQAENTDGEMFGKFFKLMLQQGINLAPSKYEAWFLTIAHTEDDIEATLHAVNNAFSLLKNE; translated from the coding sequence ATGCAATTTACAAATTCTGAACGAATACATAATGAAGCGTTAGAACATATTGTTGGCGGTGTAAACAGCCCCTCCCGTTCTTACAAGGCAGTTGGCGGCGGTGCCCCTGTCGTAATGGAGCGTGCTCAAGGCGCCTATTTTTGGGATGTCGACGGAAATCAATATATCGATTTTCTAGCTGCTTATGGGCCAATTATTACAGGGCATGCTCATCCCCATATAACAGAAGCGATAAAAAAGGCTGCCGAAAGCGGAGTACTTTATGGCACGCCTACTCCGCATGAGGTAAAATTTGCAAAAATGCTAAAGGAAGCTATGCCATTCTTAGAAAAAGTTCGTTTTGTGAATTCAGGTACAGAAGCAGTCATGACAACGATTCGGGTTGCACGCGCCTATACAGGCAGAGATAAGATTATTAAGTTTGCTGGCTGTTATCATGGTCACTCTGACCTTGTTTTGGTTGCTGCCGGGTCAGGTCCATCAACCCTTGGGACCCCTGATTCAGCAGGAGTTCCAAAGAGTATCGCCCAAGAAGTGATTACCGTTCCTTTTAATGATATCGAACCTTTTAAAGAAGCATTAGAAAAATGGGGAGACCAAATTGCAGGTGTTCTAGTGGAACCGATTGTTGGAAACTTTGGGATTGTTGAGCCAAAACCTGGTTTCCTACAGCAGGTCAACGACCTTACCCATGCAGCGGGTGCGCTTGTCATCTATGATGAAGTCATTACAGCTTTCCGCTTTATGTATGGAGGAGCACAGGATTTATTAGGTATCCAGCCTGATTTAACAGCTCTAGGGAAAATTATTGGCGGCGGTCTGCCGATTGGAGCCTATGGCGGACGCAAAGAAATTATGGAGAAAGTGGCACCACTTGGACCTGCCTATCAAGCGGGAACAATGGCTGGAAACCCAGCTTCCATTCTTTCGGGGATTGCCTGTCTCGAGGTCCTAAAGCAAGAGGGAGTTTATGAGTACCTTGACCGTTTAGGTGCCATACTTGAACAAGGAATTCTAGAAGCAGCGAAAGAACATGATATTCAAATTACCATCAATCGTTTGAAGGGTGCGCTTACAGTTTATTTTACAAATGAAAAAATTGAAAACTATGAGCAAGCAGAAAATACAGACGGTGAAATGTTCGGAAAGTTCTTCAAGTTAATGCTGCAACAAGGAATCAATCTTGCACCATCTAAATATGAAGCATGGTTCTTAACCATTGCTCATACAGAAGACGACATTGAGGCTACACTTCATGCAGTAAATAATGCATTTTCTCTACTTAAGAACGAATAA